The Tamandua tetradactyla isolate mTamTet1 chromosome 5, mTamTet1.pri, whole genome shotgun sequence genome window below encodes:
- the SERPIND1 gene encoding heparin cofactor 2: MFALENVHCSPAPKFTLKAYWSPWWVPSLQHHFSARSFSSAEMNALFRPLVVSLILTSACCGNEPTPARWGQSRQENLSLPLLPVDFHKENTVTNEWMAEGEDDEYVDLEKILGEDDDYIDIVDAVLPTDSEASAGNILQLFHGKSRIQRLNILNSKFAFHLYRTLRDQAGSSDNIFLAPVGISTAMGMLSLGLQGQARDQVLSVLHFKDFVNASSKYEVMTIHNLFRKLTHRLFRRDFGYTLRSVNDLYVQKQFPILDDFRAEVKEYYFAEARSANFSDPAFILKTNHHILKLTKGLIKDALVNTDPATRMMIVNCIYFKGSWVNKFPVERTHNHNFRLNEREVVKVNMMQTKGNFLAASDQELDCDILQLEYVGGISMLIVVPHKLSGMKTLESQLTPQVVERWQKSMTNRTREVLLPKFKLEKNYNLVEALKSMGITALFSPNGDMAAISPQEVAVDLFKHQGTITVNEEGTQAAAVTTVGFMPLSTQVRFIADRPFLFLIYEHRTSCLLFMGRVSNPTQP, encoded by the exons ATGTTTGCTTTGGAAAATGTACACTGCAGCCCAGCACCAAAGTTCACACTGAAAGCCTACTGGTCGCCCTGGTGGGTTCCATCTCTGCAACACCACTTCTCAGCACGGAG CTTCAGCTCTGCCGAAATGAATGCACTGTTTCGGCCCCTTGTCGTCTCGCTCATCCTAACATCTGCGTGCTGTGGGAACGAGCCCACGCCTGCCCGTTGGGGACAGTCACGCCAGGAGAACCTGAGCCTGCCCCTTCTCCCCGTGGACTTCCACAAGGAGAACACGGTCACCAACGAGTGGATGGCCGAGGGGGAGGACGACGAGTACGTGGACCTGGAGAAGATCCTCGGCGAGGACGATGACTACATTGACATCGTGGACGCGGTGTTGCCCACTGACTCGGAGGCGAGCGCCGGGAACATCCTCCAGCTCTTTCACGGCAAGAGCCGGATCCAGCGTCTCAACATCCTCAACTCCAAGTTTGCGTTCCACCTCTACCGCACCCTGCGGGACCAGGCCGGCAGCTCCGACAACATCTTCCTAGCCCCCGTGGGCATTTCAACCGCCATGGGCATGCTCTCCTTGGGCCTCCAGGGGCAGGCCCGGGACCAGGTGCTCTCGGTTCTGCACTTCAAGGACTTCGTCAACGCCAGCAGCAAGTACGAGGTTATGACGATTCACAACCTCTTCCGGAAGCTCACTCATCGCCTCTTCAGGAGGGACTTTGGGTACACGCTGCGGTCAGTCAATGACCTTTACGTCCAGAAACAATTTCCAATCCTGGATGACTTCAGAGCTGAGGTGAAGGAGTATTATTTTGCGGAGGCCCGGTCGGCTAACTTCTCAGATCCGGCCTTCATCTTAAAGACAAACCACCACATTCTCAAGCTCACCAAGGGCCTCATCAAAGACGCACTGGTGAACACAGACCCGGCCACGCGGATGATGATTGTCAACTGCATCTACTTCAAAG GCTCCTGGGTGAATAAGTTCCCCGTGGAGAGGACGCACAACCACAACTTTCGGCTGAATGAGCGCGAGGTGGTCAAGGTCAACATGATGCAGACCAAGGGGAACTTTCTTGCGGCCAGCGACCAGGAGCTGGACTGCGACATCCTCCAGCTGGAGTATGTGGGGGGCATCAGCATGCTGATTGTGGTCCCCCACAAGCTGTCTGGCATGAAGACCCTCGAGTCACAGCTGACACCCCAGGTGGTAGAGCGATGGCAGAAGAGTATGACCAACAG AACCAGAGAGGTACTTCTGCCTAAATTTAAGCTGGAGAAGAATTACAACCTGGTTGAGGCTCTGAAGTCGATGGGGATCACGGCGCTGTTCAGCCCAAATGGCGACATGGCAGCCATCTCGCCCCAGGAGGTTGCTGTCGACCTG TTTAAGCACCAAGGTACCATCACGGTGAACGAAGAGGGCACCCAGGCCGCAGCTGTGACTACGGTGGGTTTCATGCCGCTCTCTACTCAAGTCCGGTTCATCGCCGACCGCCCTTTCCTGTTTCTCATCTATGAGCACCGCACCAGCTGCCTGCTCTTCATGGGGAGAGTCTCCAACCCCACTCAGCCTTAA